The Rhodamnia argentea isolate NSW1041297 chromosome 7, ASM2092103v1, whole genome shotgun sequence genome contains the following window.
ATCCCATGAGAGTGTCCGGGCAATGGATTCTATTGGTGGTGACTTGTCAATCAAATTAGACTTGAGAGAATGACCAAGCGGTTGTTTTCCTGTTTCATTAGAAGAGTATCTGTTATCCAgtgagggaaaaagaaacataTCTAACATATGTAAATAATGGAGGTCGGGCTGTCATTATTACCAAAGGATTCCGGAGTTGGGTTGTCATCTTCTTCAAAGGATGGTTCCAATACTGAAATTGGACTTGGCTGCTCCTGACTACTATTCAAATTCCCCAACACCACAGGCATTGATCCCTGCAAAGGGTCGGCATAATCAAACAAGTGAGAGACAATTGTCTAGGCTGTAAAAATTCTATGTTTCCCAACGCAATTTTCCAAATAGGGCAATCAAAGCTAATTTCCTTCAATTACTAGCTCTACTCCAACAGATTTTAGACAGACAAAAGTTGTTGCACATGTCAAATGCATAACCATGGATTGTGTGGCAAACGGATTATCCACGGGGAAAAACTCTATTTTTGGAGTCTTTAATATGCATGCACGAGAAACTCAGAAATATGCTTTCTCAATCTTATGTCATTCAGGAGGCATTGCAGACTGAAACGGAAATAGAAGTGACACAGAGTATCCTTAAGTGCACTAACATGCTTCCTTCATTAACGGACCTGACAGAGAAGAGCGTCCAAGTTATACAAGTTAACCAGACAGACTCATCAAAAGGGTGAAATATGAATTACCTCCTGCGCATACGCTCCTTGTTCTTGTGCTACATTGACAGAACCTGGAGAAGTTTTGCTCACCGATCCATGTTGACGAGGAGACGAGCACTCTTCATTGATCTTACCGTCAATACATTCAGAAGAATCAACATTAATCTGTTCATGTTGATATGTTGAGTAGCGTGGAGTTTCAGCATCAAGACATTGGCCCTCAACTTTAGATTGAGTCACATTGGATTTTCCTTTACtcggttttttgtttttcgagAAGAAGAGGCTTGAAACTTTCCCCTTCAATGATGACCCCACACTTTTCTTGATCGGCTGCTTAGGAACATTGGACTTACCAGCTTGTGGATCGGGTGTTTCCGGATGGAGCTTGTTATCATATAGCATTGAAGATACAGGGACAGACTTTGACCTCGAAAGATTTGTCGGTGAGGCAACAACCAATTCCTCTTTACTTAAGTTACTACTTAGAGATGGCCTTGATCCCACTTGTTCTTGCTCCTTCTTGTTGCCATCTTCCTCACGTCTGACTGACTTCTTAGTGTCTGAAAGAGCAAGCATTTCACCTAGTGTGCTGGATCCTTTACGAACACGTCTTTGGTCTTGAGAATTCTGATTGGACGTCATCATGGCCCACCTCTCTGATAGACGTTTTTTTGCCTCTCTGCAAACCGATGATTCTGGAGAATAGGATGCACGGCTGAAGGACGAGATAGAGTATGGACTGCCAATCCTGTTAATATAATCCCATGAGTGTCTAGAACCTGGTGACATAACTTCCGAATCACTGAGATTTCCTACTGTGTATTCATTCTCTGATTTATTGAATGAACTGTCATCACCAACATAGCCATTAGAGAAAACAGAAGATAACAAAGTTTCATCCCTCCTGTGACCAGCCAAATTTGCATGCATCTGACCCGGAAGCTCCTTGGCCACTTCTCCTGATTCTCGAACGCCATCATCTTCAGCTACCTCAATAGTATTTTCATCACACACCATTCTCTGTGACCCAGAGGTTGGTGAAGCCACAGCCAATGGATCATGAGCCTTGGCAGCACTGGGCTTTAGTACCACTATACGAGTTGGTTGACTGGGACAGTCATTCACATTTTGACAAGCGTATGTGGATGAGTAGCTGGACTTGTTTTTATCCCATCCCTCCTGTCCAGGGACCAGAGTTGGTATCGTAGCTGGATTTCCATTCTTCTTCCTAGGCATAGAAAATTTATCATCATCGACCATCTTCGAGGGCCTAAGAATGGTAATGCGCTTTGTTTCAAGAGGCATAGATATATGCTGGAGCTCATAAAGACGCTTAGAAAACATTGAATTCGGTTCCTGAAGGAATTTGAGAAATAACTCCTTATTGGAACTCAAGACTTCCAATGCATCATGGAATTCCTTGGACTGCCGCAGATTTTCA
Protein-coding sequences here:
- the LOC115728772 gene encoding uncharacterized protein LOC115728772 isoform X1; the encoded protein is MLISQPASQPADHARISQRPPSHGSASPAAFSPLNSLVPPAFAAGKMNGSQNRKVHNFEKQFPGCLGRVVNLFDLSTGVTSSRLLTDKAHPYGSSLSRSLSDMATMLAPTFGNPTEEKRIVLNSHRISSSRKSMGTPMKMLIAEEMSKEVESKHCSPNVIAKLMGLDALPQQQPHSVNRRSQSEGSLQHRLETMEIAPEYWQSERGHEVLKYEGNDYKDFYESSPQSNKIFVSGKQQQKGKYTDRTNEKKMALVRQKFMEAKRLATDENLRQSKEFHDALEVLSSNKELFLKFLQEPNSMFSKRLYELQHISMPLETKRITILRPSKMVDDDKFSMPRKKNGNPATIPTLVPGQEGWDKNKSSYSSTYACQNVNDCPSQPTRIVVLKPSAAKAHDPLAVASPTSGSQRMVCDENTIEVAEDDGVRESGEVAKELPGQMHANLAGHRRDETLLSSVFSNGYVGDDSSFNKSENEYTVGNLSDSEVMSPGSRHSWDYINRIGSPYSISSFSRASYSPESSVCREAKKRLSERWAMMTSNQNSQDQRRVRKGSSTLGEMLALSDTKKSVRREEDGNKKEQEQVGSRPSLSSNLSKEELVVASPTNLSRSKSVPVSSMLYDNKLHPETPDPQAGKSNVPKQPIKKSVGSSLKGKVSSLFFSKNKKPSKGKSNVTQSKVEGQCLDAETPRYSTYQHEQINVDSSECIDGKINEECSSPRQHGSVSKTSPGSVNVAQEQGAYAQEGSMPVVLGNLNSSQEQPSPISVLEPSFEEDDNPTPESFGKQPLGHSLKSNLIDKSPPIESIARTLSWDDSCFETSASYSIRSPMVCSNVEEEELDWLVFVRTVLSAASFDGEVQPDTFFSRWHSPESPLGPSLREKFANTKDVHEPMPEAKRRQRRSERKLVFDCVNAALIEITGYGPNLGPIDWPGCEAPSGTLEQTLSITVDHVWARMTEWFPDEVRCVSRGDGGSSSSSLVVERVVRNEVVGKGWIEQLRLELHSLRKEIEWRLLDELVDEAVVDLTGRLS
- the LOC115728772 gene encoding uncharacterized protein LOC115728772 isoform X3 codes for the protein MNGSQNRKVHNFEKQFPGCLGRVVNLFDLSTGVTSSRLLTDKAHPYGSSLSRSLSDMATMLAPTFGNPTEEKRIVLNSHRISSSRKSMGTPMKMLIAEEMSKEVESKHCSPNVIAKLMGLDALPQQQPHSVNRRSQSEGSLQHRLETMEIAPEYWQSERGHEVLKYEGNDYKDFYESSPQSNKIFVSGKQQQKGKYTDRTNEKKMALVRQKFMEAKRLATDENLRQSKEFHDALEVLSSNKELFLKFLQEPNSMFSKRLYELQHISMPLETKRITILRPSKMVDDDKFSMPRKKNGNPATIPTLVPGQEGWDKNKSSYSSTYACQNVNDCPSQPTRIVVLKPSAAKAHDPLAVASPTSGSQRMVCDENTIEVAEDDGVRESGEVAKELPGQMHANLAGHRRDETLLSSVFSNGYVGDDSSFNKSENEYTVGNLSDSEVMSPGSRHSWDYINRIGSPYSISSFSRASYSPESSVCREAKKRLSERWAMMTSNQNSQDQRRVRKGSSTLGEMLALSDTKKSVRREEDGNKKEQEQVGSRPSLSSNLSKEELVVASPTNLSRSKSVPVSSMLYDNKLHPETPDPQAGKSNVPKQPIKKSVGSSLKGKVSSLFFSKNKKPSKGKSNVTQSKVEGQCLDAETPRYSTYQHEQINVDSSECIDGKINEECSSPRQHGSVSKTSPGSVNVAQEQGAYAQEGSMPVVLGNLNSSQEQPSPISVLEPSFEEDDNPTPESFGKQPLGHSLKSNLIDKSPPIESIARTLSWDDSCFETSASYSIRSPMVCSNVEEEELDWLVFVRTVLSAASFDGEVQPDTFFSRWHSPESPLGPSLREKFANTKDVHEPMPEAKRRQRRSERKLVFDCVNAALIEITGYGPNLGPIDWPGCEAPSGTLEQTLSITVDHVWARMTEWFPDEVRCVSRGDGGSSSSSLVVERVVRNEVVGKGWIEQLRLELHSLRKEIEWRLLDELVDEAVVDLTGRLS
- the LOC115728772 gene encoding uncharacterized protein LOC115728772 isoform X2, encoding MLISQPASQPADHARISQRPPSHGSASPAAFSPLNSLVPPAFAAGKMNGSQNRKVHNFEKQFPGCLGRVVNLFDLSTGVTSSRLLTDKAHPYGSSLSRSLSDMATMLAPTFGNPTEEKRIVLNSHRISSSRKSMGTPMKMLIAEEMSKEVESKHCSPNVIAKLMGLDALPQQQPHSVNRRSQSEGSLQHRLETMEIAPEYWQSERGHEVLKYEGNDYKDFYESSPQSNKIFVSGKQQQKGKYTDRTNEKKMALVRQKFMEAKRLATDENLRQSKEFHDALEVLSSNKELFLKFLQEPNSMFSKRLYELQHISMPLETKRITILRPSKMVDDDKFSMPRKKNGNPATIPTLVPGQEGWDKNKSSYSSTYACQNVNDCPSQPTRIVVLKPSAAKAHDPLAVASPTSGSQRMVCDENTIEVAEDDGVRESGEVAKELPGQMHANLAGHRRDETLLSSVFSNGYVGDDSSFNKSENEYTVGNLSDSEVMSPGSRHSWDYINRIGSPYSISSFSRASYSPESSVCREAKKRLSERWAMMTSNQNSQDQRRVRKGSSTLGEMLALSDTKKSVRREEDGNKKEQEQVGSRPSLSSNLSKEELVVASPTNLSRSKSVPVSSMLYDNKLHPETPDPQAGKSNVPKQPIKKSVGSSLKGKVSSLFFSKNKKPSKGKSNVTQSKVEGQCLDAETPRYSTYQHEQINVDSSECIDGKINEECSSPRQHGSVSKTSPGSVNVAQEQGAYAQGSMPVVLGNLNSSQEQPSPISVLEPSFEEDDNPTPESFGKQPLGHSLKSNLIDKSPPIESIARTLSWDDSCFETSASYSIRSPMVCSNVEEEELDWLVFVRTVLSAASFDGEVQPDTFFSRWHSPESPLGPSLREKFANTKDVHEPMPEAKRRQRRSERKLVFDCVNAALIEITGYGPNLGPIDWPGCEAPSGTLEQTLSITVDHVWARMTEWFPDEVRCVSRGDGGSSSSSLVVERVVRNEVVGKGWIEQLRLELHSLRKEIEWRLLDELVDEAVVDLTGRLS